Sequence from the Candidatus Angelobacter sp. genome:
CGTTGCCCCGGTCCGTGCGCCAAAATGACGAAACAAATGAGCGAATTGCAGGCCGCTTTGCCGTCCAACGAGCCGGTTCAACTGGTTTCATTGACCGCCGATCCGGAGTTCGACACGCCGGAAGTCTTGAAGAAATACGGCGAACGATTTGGAGCGTTGCCCCAGCGCTGGCAGTTCCTGACCGGCAAAAAGCTGGACGTTTACCGGCTTGCGACCAAAGGGCTGCTGCTGGCCGTGGACGAGATCAAGGCCGACGAGCGGACCAGCCCCGACGACCTGTTCGTGCACAGCACCCTGTTCGTCATCGTGGACAAACACGGGCGCGTTCGCGGCAGCTTCGAC
This genomic interval carries:
- a CDS encoding SCO family protein; the protein is MNKPTRSVELIVWGGLALVMAVIFGAYFSARLRAARHPLPVLATVSDFALTNQFGRSVTLEDLRGKVWIADIIFTRCPGPCAKMTKQMSELQAALPSNEPVQLVSLTADPEFDTPEVLKKYGERFGALPQRWQFLTGKKLDVYRLATKGLLLAVDEIKADERTSPDDLFVHSTLFVIVDKHGRVRGSFDGTEASSRSKILAAMRALLKEKQP